A part of Olleya sp. Bg11-27 genomic DNA contains:
- a CDS encoding fructose 1,6-bisphosphatase, which yields MANTDKIKDQTVQSSTDATSKIDAIKQLIFGENMQAYDSEFETLKQDILTKKQELEALMDDVKSEILQNIDNLSTDINIRITELENSFEDKADALNEKKVDRKLLGELFTKLGEKISQ from the coding sequence TAAAGGACCAAACTGTGCAATCATCTACGGACGCGACGTCAAAGATAGACGCCATAAAACAGCTTATTTTTGGTGAAAACATGCAAGCTTATGATAGCGAGTTTGAAACACTAAAACAAGATATTCTTACCAAAAAGCAAGAATTAGAAGCACTGATGGATGACGTAAAGTCCGAAATACTTCAAAATATTGATAACCTAAGTACGGATATCAATATTAGAATTACTGAGCTTGAAAATAGCTTTGAAGACAAAGCAGATGCATTAAACGAGAAAAAAGTAGACCGAAAATTATTAGGCGAACTCTTTACAAAATTAGGCGAAAAAATAAGTCAGTAA
- a CDS encoding cell envelope biogenesis protein OmpA, whose protein sequence is MNQDDKLKSLRDILLKDEHEYVTSLEEKIKVLEDLITKQNNLSEHIDPILDKKLETFIKDMPKTLGPTITETLKSEIKNSQDAIVEALFPIIGKLIKRYVQKEIQVLSENINNSVNNTFSFKNFKRKFRSKRSGVSEGDLLIQDQFKSKIEQIMVIESGSGLVVSEYSKTNTIDQDTVAGMLTAIKSFAEDAFTTEAQNLEYIEYENYHIHLQNFSNYYIAVAISGAFTATFRSKLEDKLLDFAQNVINKTDLNNSEVFSTKLKDYFENENI, encoded by the coding sequence ATGAATCAAGACGATAAATTAAAAAGCCTTAGAGACATCTTACTTAAAGATGAGCACGAGTATGTGACATCATTAGAAGAAAAAATTAAGGTGCTTGAAGATCTAATCACTAAGCAAAATAATTTATCGGAACATATAGATCCTATTCTAGACAAAAAACTAGAAACATTTATTAAAGACATGCCTAAAACCTTAGGACCAACAATTACCGAAACATTAAAATCGGAAATTAAAAACTCTCAGGATGCCATTGTTGAAGCCTTATTCCCGATTATTGGAAAGTTAATAAAACGCTACGTCCAAAAAGAAATACAAGTACTCTCTGAAAACATTAACAACAGTGTAAACAACACCTTTTCTTTTAAAAATTTTAAAAGAAAATTTAGATCTAAAAGATCAGGGGTCTCAGAAGGGGATTTATTAATCCAAGATCAATTTAAATCTAAAATAGAGCAAATCATGGTCATTGAGAGTGGCTCAGGTTTAGTTGTCTCAGAGTACTCCAAAACAAATACTATAGATCAAGATACAGTGGCAGGAATGCTAACTGCTATAAAAAGTTTTGCAGAAGATGCATTTACTACAGAAGCCCAAAATCTGGAGTATATCGAATATGAAAATTACCATATACATCTACAAAATTTTTCAAATTATTATATTGCAGTAGCAATATCAGGTGCATTTACCGCAACATTTAGAAGCAAACTTGAAGATAAGCTCTTAGATTTTGCCCAAAATGTAATAAACAAAACAGATTTAAATAATAGTGAGGTTTTCAGCACTAAACTAAAAGATTACTTTGAAAATGAAAATATCTAA